In a genomic window of Amycolatopsis japonica:
- a CDS encoding polysaccharide biosynthesis protein encodes MSSAVSSEKLAKDTGKSAGRIGVYLLIAIALGYVLTVVWGRTLSPADNAVLLSFWGMLMGLGAALSPLEQEISRQSAHAALEGRKAGRPAVIAFVTSLVAVAVAALFTLIPAVTDKVYGGQFALAVIVLAGGLSFAFQFAARGLLIGQDHVRSYSWLILVEAAVRILVVGALVVAGLTQLYWFAIAAATGSFAWLLFARGAAKLVDPKLDADEPAKPIVKNMLMLLAGAGLTASVITGYPALVSLLAPGGDKDKLGVLFVALFVARTPLTLMAPVQALAVPTVVRLSSTEEGKHRLRKLLALGSAGALALAALGALIGYLIGPWVVRLVYSAKNDPEAWWMAGLVWSSVLLAAMQLLAAVLVAQAKATKVLITWAAVVVATALVLLFFPGDTVVRAVVGLAAGPTVGLLVVMAFVVRGTPEAGNAKPSETSR; translated from the coding sequence ATGAGCAGCGCGGTGAGCAGCGAAAAACTGGCGAAGGACACCGGGAAATCCGCCGGTCGCATCGGTGTCTACCTGCTGATCGCCATCGCGCTCGGCTACGTCCTCACCGTGGTCTGGGGCCGGACTCTGTCGCCTGCCGACAACGCGGTCCTGCTCTCCTTCTGGGGCATGTTGATGGGGCTGGGCGCCGCCCTGTCCCCGCTCGAGCAGGAGATCTCGCGCCAGTCCGCGCACGCCGCGCTCGAAGGCCGCAAGGCAGGGCGGCCCGCGGTGATCGCCTTCGTGACCAGCCTGGTCGCGGTCGCCGTCGCGGCGCTGTTCACGCTGATCCCGGCGGTGACCGACAAGGTCTACGGTGGTCAGTTCGCGCTCGCCGTGATCGTGCTGGCGGGCGGGCTTTCGTTCGCCTTCCAGTTCGCCGCGCGCGGTCTGCTGATCGGCCAGGACCACGTCCGGTCCTACTCGTGGCTGATCCTGGTCGAAGCGGCCGTGCGGATCCTCGTGGTCGGCGCGCTGGTGGTCGCCGGGCTCACCCAGCTGTACTGGTTCGCCATCGCCGCCGCGACCGGTTCGTTCGCCTGGCTGCTGTTCGCCCGCGGCGCCGCCAAGCTGGTCGACCCGAAGCTGGACGCCGACGAGCCCGCGAAACCGATCGTCAAGAACATGCTGATGCTGCTGGCGGGCGCGGGGCTCACCGCCAGCGTCATCACCGGTTACCCGGCGCTGGTCAGCCTGCTCGCGCCCGGCGGCGACAAGGACAAGCTCGGCGTGCTCTTCGTCGCCCTGTTCGTGGCCAGGACGCCGCTGACGCTGATGGCGCCGGTCCAGGCCCTCGCGGTCCCGACCGTGGTGCGCCTGTCCAGCACCGAGGAGGGCAAGCACCGGCTGCGGAAGCTGCTCGCGCTCGGTTCGGCGGGCGCGCTGGCGCTCGCGGCCCTCGGCGCGCTGATCGGGTACCTCATCGGCCCGTGGGTGGTGCGCCTGGTCTACAGCGCCAAGAACGACCCCGAGGCCTGGTGGATGGCCGGGCTGGTCTGGTCGTCGGTGCTGCTGGCCGCGATGCAGCTGCTCGCCGCCGTCCTGGTCGCGCAGGCCAAGGCCACGAAGGTGCTGATCACCTGGGCCGCCGTCGTCGTCGCGACCGCGCTGGTCCTGCTGTTCTTCCCCGGCGACACGGTCGTGCGCGCCGTCGTCGGGCTCGCCGCCGGACCCACCGTCGGCCTGCTGGTCGTGATGGCGTTCGTGGTGAGAGGCACGCCCGAGGCGGGCAACGCGAAGCCGTCCGAAACGTCTCGATAG
- a CDS encoding glycosyltransferase family 2 protein, with product MSANSLLPALSVVIPVYNEQDWIDRSVGALIASAQVANWPVEVVVVDDGSTDGTGGKLAKLQELYGITVLTQPNSGRFEARRAGIAKASGRQILLLDSRVIVDPGSLTFLRDQLVDHPERTVWNGHINVASEHNPYAGFMAGLVKIPWRRYCANPRLMSFGIDEFDVFPKGTGFFSAPKDVLEDSSNAFESLFEDVRFASDDTGVLRWIAERHLIFLAPDFSATYHGRDSFKKFVGQSYFRGTTFVDSYLASPGPARNGLFAAMAVGVLGLGVAAKRPKTAVALAAAGSTAAGFAVTKFGATKAEAKAVAQLTPVFAAGFGAGALRGLFMALRARLRK from the coding sequence GTGAGTGCGAATTCGCTCCTCCCGGCCCTGTCCGTCGTGATCCCGGTCTACAACGAGCAGGACTGGATCGACCGCAGTGTCGGCGCGCTGATCGCGTCGGCACAGGTGGCGAACTGGCCGGTCGAGGTCGTCGTGGTCGACGACGGCAGCACCGACGGCACCGGCGGCAAGCTCGCCAAGCTGCAGGAGCTGTACGGCATCACCGTGCTCACCCAGCCGAACAGCGGCCGGTTCGAGGCACGCCGCGCGGGCATCGCGAAGGCGTCGGGGCGGCAGATCCTGCTGCTCGACAGCCGCGTGATCGTCGACCCCGGTTCGCTCACCTTCCTCCGCGACCAGCTCGTCGACCACCCCGAGCGCACGGTGTGGAACGGTCACATCAACGTCGCGTCCGAACACAATCCGTACGCGGGATTCATGGCCGGGCTGGTCAAGATCCCGTGGCGCCGTTATTGCGCGAACCCGCGGTTGATGTCGTTCGGTATCGACGAGTTCGACGTCTTCCCGAAAGGCACCGGATTCTTTTCCGCGCCGAAGGACGTTCTCGAGGATTCGTCCAACGCGTTCGAGTCGCTCTTCGAAGACGTCCGTTTCGCCAGTGACGACACGGGTGTTCTGCGCTGGATCGCGGAACGTCACCTCATCTTCCTCGCCCCGGACTTCTCCGCGACCTACCACGGCCGCGATTCGTTCAAGAAGTTCGTCGGGCAGTCGTATTTCCGCGGCACCACGTTCGTCGATTCGTATCTCGCGTCGCCCGGGCCCGCGCGCAACGGCCTGTTCGCCGCGATGGCCGTCGGCGTACTCGGCCTCGGTGTCGCCGCGAAGCGCCCGAAGACCGCCGTCGCGCTGGCCGCCGCGGGGTCGACGGCCGCCGGGTTCGCGGTGACGAAGTTCGGCGCGACCAAGGCCGAGGCCAAGGCCGTCGCCCAGCTCACCCCGGTCTTCGCCGCCGGCTTCGGCGCCGGGGCACTCCGAGGCCTCTTCATGGCGCTGCGGGCGCGGCTCCGTAAATGA
- a CDS encoding UDP-N-acetylglucosamine 2-epimerase, with amino-acid sequence MALPVISFILGTTAELIKIAPVYHGILERGVRPKIWFTAQHVDEVSDVLADLDLPEPDVWLVPKEKAHNLESPAQVPGWAAQVLRTAWSRRAELKAALVEDGRPPLVLVHGDTFTTPYGSLIGKRILKSRVGHVEAGARSGSIMSPLPEELNRKIAAKIVDMHFAPSAREVNNLRNARGVVVDTEANTAIDAMRMAINGPLDVEGLPEKFGLATLHRFELVSRADKYREALEILREQSKQMPILYMAGAPEREKIRALGLANLFDEKNFIIQPKMRYLKFLPLVARAEYVVTDSGGLSAECYYLGLPCAVHRERTETPQHLGETVVLTEMRGDKLQNFLDTYQNRRGESWVDKFHPSEIIVDTLARLGYC; translated from the coding sequence ATGGCTCTTCCGGTGATTTCCTTCATTCTCGGCACCACGGCGGAACTGATCAAAATCGCGCCGGTCTACCACGGCATCCTCGAACGCGGGGTCCGGCCGAAGATCTGGTTCACCGCCCAGCACGTCGACGAGGTCTCGGACGTTCTCGCCGACCTGGACCTCCCCGAGCCCGACGTCTGGCTCGTGCCGAAGGAGAAGGCGCACAACCTGGAGTCGCCCGCGCAGGTGCCGGGCTGGGCCGCGCAGGTGCTGCGGACCGCGTGGAGCCGCCGGGCCGAGCTGAAGGCCGCGCTGGTCGAGGACGGGCGTCCGCCGCTGGTGCTGGTGCACGGCGACACCTTCACCACGCCGTACGGCTCGCTCATCGGGAAGCGGATCCTCAAGTCGCGGGTCGGGCACGTCGAGGCGGGTGCGCGGTCGGGCAGCATCATGTCGCCGCTGCCGGAGGAGCTGAACCGGAAGATCGCCGCGAAGATCGTCGACATGCACTTCGCGCCCAGCGCGCGTGAGGTGAACAACCTCCGCAACGCCCGCGGCGTCGTCGTCGACACCGAGGCGAACACCGCGATCGACGCGATGCGGATGGCCATCAACGGGCCGCTGGACGTCGAGGGCCTGCCGGAGAAGTTCGGCCTCGCCACCCTGCACCGCTTCGAACTGGTCTCGCGCGCGGACAAGTACCGCGAGGCGCTGGAGATCCTGCGCGAGCAGAGCAAGCAGATGCCGATCCTCTACATGGCGGGCGCGCCCGAGCGCGAGAAGATCCGCGCGCTCGGCCTGGCGAACCTGTTCGACGAGAAGAACTTCATCATCCAGCCGAAGATGCGGTACCTGAAGTTCCTGCCGCTGGTCGCGCGGGCCGAGTACGTCGTCACCGACTCGGGCGGCCTTTCGGCCGAGTGCTACTACCTCGGCCTGCCGTGCGCCGTGCACCGCGAGCGCACCGAGACGCCGCAGCACCTCGGCGAGACCGTCGTGCTGACCGAGATGCGCGGGGACAAGCTGCAGAACTTCCTCGACACCTACCAGAACCGCCGCGGCGAGTCCTGGGTCGACAAGTTCCACCCGTCGGAGATCATCGTCGACACTCTCGCGCGGCTGGGTTACTGCTGA
- the recR gene encoding recombination mediator RecR, translating to MYEGVVQDLIDELGRLPGVGPKSAQRIAFHLLAADPADIARLQEVLGKVKEGVQFCEVCGNVSEQETCRICRDTRRDLTVICVVEEPKDVLAVERTREFKGRYHVLGGALDPLSGIGPEQLRMRELLARIGGAEISEIIIATDPNTEGEATATYLVRMLRDFPGLTVTRLASGLPMGGDLEFADELTLGRALSGRRAL from the coding sequence TTGTACGAGGGTGTCGTCCAGGATCTGATCGACGAGCTCGGGCGGCTGCCCGGCGTCGGTCCCAAGAGCGCGCAGCGGATCGCCTTCCACCTGCTGGCGGCCGATCCCGCGGATATCGCGCGCTTGCAGGAAGTGCTCGGCAAGGTCAAGGAAGGCGTGCAGTTCTGCGAGGTCTGCGGCAACGTCTCGGAGCAGGAGACCTGCCGGATCTGCCGCGACACCCGCCGCGACCTCACGGTCATCTGCGTGGTCGAGGAGCCGAAGGACGTCCTCGCGGTCGAGCGGACGCGCGAGTTCAAGGGCCGCTACCACGTGCTCGGCGGCGCGCTGGACCCGTTGTCCGGTATCGGACCCGAGCAGTTGCGCATGCGTGAACTGCTCGCCCGGATCGGTGGCGCGGAGATCAGCGAGATCATCATCGCGACCGACCCGAACACCGAAGGCGAGGCGACCGCGACGTATCTCGTGCGGATGCTTCGCGACTTCCCCGGCCTGACCGTGACACGGCTGGCGTCGGGGCTGCCGATGGGCGGTGACCTGGAGTTCGCGGACGAGCTGACGCTGGGCCGGGCGCTGTCCGGCCGCCGGGCTCTTTAG